One Micromonospora sp. FIMYZ51 genomic window carries:
- a CDS encoding SCO3242 family prenyltransferase yields MTRVADLAELVRAPAALSVPGDVIAGAAAAGTLGPRTPALAAASVLLYWAGMAANDWADRRLDAVERPERPIPSGRVSPRVAVGLAAGLTVAGVGLAAAAGGRGSVAVALPLAAAVWGYDLAAKNTAAGPAVMATCRGLDVLLGAGCRPVRALPAAGTVAAHTWTVTVLSRREVHGTDAVLPLGTLAGTALVAASAARPPRPPRPGAGRRAVGAVAATLPAVLAGWYAARYGGAQARWSPDPPPTGSARRSAPASPACPPCRAR; encoded by the coding sequence ATGACCCGCGTGGCTGACCTCGCCGAGCTGGTCCGGGCACCGGCCGCGCTCTCGGTACCGGGCGACGTGATCGCCGGTGCCGCCGCGGCGGGCACGCTCGGCCCGCGTACACCGGCCCTGGCCGCCGCGTCGGTCCTGCTCTACTGGGCCGGCATGGCCGCCAACGACTGGGCCGACCGGCGGCTCGACGCCGTCGAACGCCCGGAGCGGCCGATCCCCAGCGGACGGGTCAGCCCCCGCGTCGCGGTCGGCCTGGCCGCCGGCCTCACCGTCGCGGGCGTCGGGCTCGCCGCCGCTGCCGGTGGACGCGGTTCCGTCGCCGTCGCGCTACCGCTGGCCGCCGCCGTCTGGGGGTACGACCTGGCGGCCAAGAACACCGCCGCCGGGCCGGCCGTGATGGCCACCTGCCGGGGCCTGGACGTGCTGCTCGGCGCCGGCTGCCGGCCGGTGCGGGCGTTACCGGCGGCCGGCACCGTGGCCGCGCACACCTGGACCGTGACCGTCCTGTCCCGCCGCGAGGTGCACGGCACCGACGCCGTGCTGCCGCTGGGCACCCTCGCCGGCACCGCCCTGGTCGCCGCCAGCGCCGCCCGCCCACCCCGCCCGCCCCGGCCCGGGGCCGGTCGGCGTGCCGTCGGCGCCGTCGCGGCGACGCTGCCCGCCGTCCTCGCCGGCTGGTACGCCGCCCGGTACGGCGGCGCGCAGGCCAGGTGGTCGCCCGACCCACCGCCGACCGGGTCCGCGCGGCGGTCGGCGCCGGCATCACCGGCCTGCCCGCCTTGCAGGGCGCGTTGA
- a CDS encoding inositol-3-phosphate synthase, giving the protein MRTGVWLVGARGSVATTSIVGALALRAGLTGSTGCVTELPELSGPALPAFADLVFGGHDVVATPLAKRAEALAAAGVLPARLVAALPEELAAVERELRPAPSGGSQADRAATLVRDLTEFRDRHQLVRVVVVNVAATEPACRPHPAHAEPDALHAALAGPDEVLPPSSLYAYAAVTAGCAYVDFTPSTGLRLPALTALADSHRVPYAGHDGKTGETLLKSVLAPMFAMRNLTVRSWSGLNLLGGGDGATLADPAANAAKVRSKQRVLGETLGYLPQGDTRIDYVEDLGDFKTAWDLITFAGFLGTGMRLEFTWHGCDSALAAPLVLDLARLTAAAHAAGQTGALADLAFFFKDPLGTGTGSLAEQWTRLRAFTNRLHTGGADDPRG; this is encoded by the coding sequence ATGCGCACGGGTGTCTGGCTGGTGGGAGCGCGCGGCTCGGTCGCGACCACCAGCATCGTGGGGGCGCTCGCCCTGCGGGCCGGGTTGACCGGGTCGACCGGGTGTGTCACCGAGTTACCCGAGCTGAGTGGCCCGGCCCTGCCGGCCTTCGCCGACCTGGTCTTCGGCGGGCACGACGTGGTCGCCACCCCACTTGCCAAACGCGCCGAGGCGTTGGCCGCCGCCGGGGTGCTGCCGGCCCGCCTGGTCGCCGCGCTGCCGGAGGAACTGGCCGCCGTCGAGCGGGAGTTGCGACCGGCACCGAGCGGCGGCAGTCAGGCCGACCGGGCGGCCACGCTGGTCCGCGACCTCACCGAGTTCCGGGACCGGCACCAGTTGGTCCGGGTGGTGGTGGTGAACGTCGCGGCCACCGAGCCGGCGTGCCGCCCGCACCCCGCGCACGCCGAGCCGGACGCGCTGCACGCCGCCCTCGCCGGCCCCGACGAGGTGCTGCCACCCAGCTCGCTCTACGCGTACGCGGCGGTGACGGCGGGCTGTGCGTACGTCGACTTCACCCCCTCCACCGGCCTGCGGCTGCCGGCGCTTACCGCGCTTGCCGACAGCCATCGGGTGCCCTACGCCGGGCACGACGGCAAGACCGGGGAGACCCTGCTCAAGTCGGTGCTCGCCCCGATGTTCGCGATGCGCAACCTCACCGTGCGGTCCTGGTCCGGGCTCAACCTGCTCGGCGGGGGCGACGGCGCCACGCTTGCCGACCCGGCGGCCAACGCCGCAAAGGTCCGCAGCAAGCAGCGGGTGCTCGGCGAGACGCTCGGTTACCTGCCGCAGGGCGACACCCGGATCGACTACGTCGAGGACCTGGGCGACTTCAAGACCGCCTGGGATCTGATCACCTTCGCCGGCTTCCTCGGCACCGGGATGCGCCTGGAGTTCACCTGGCACGGCTGCGACTCGGCACTGGCCGCGCCACTCGTGCTCGACCTGGCCCGGCTGACCGCCGCCGCGCATGCCGCCGGCCAGACCGGGGCGCTGGCCGACCTCGCCTTCTTCTTCAAGGACCCGCTCGGCACCGGCACCGGATCGCTCGCCGAGCAGTGGACCAGGCTCCGCGCCTTCACCAATCGCCTGCACACCGGAGGTGCCGATGACCCGCGTGGCTGA
- a CDS encoding Gfo/Idh/MocA family oxidoreductase codes for MSTNDNQLRVGMVGYAFMGAAHSQAWRTVNRVYDLPARARMVLVCGRDPGKVAEAADRLGWEEHTTDWRELVARPDIDVVDICTPGDSHAEIALAALAAGKHVLCEKPLANTVAEAREMAAAAATARAGGARSMCGFNYRRVPAVALMRQMIADGRLGDIRHVRATYLQDWIVDPQFPLVWRLRKEVSGSGALGDIGAHIIDLTQYVTGQRITGVSAVTETFVKERPLPTESSGLAAQADGGNAATGPVTVDDAAIFVARLEGGSLATYEATRFATGRKNALRVEINGSLGSVAFDLERLNELEFYDATRPTAEQGFNRILVTEAEHPYLSAWWPPGHIIGYEHSFTHQMRDFIEAVATGADPTPSFAEALQVQLVLDAVVRSAELGSSWTEVEPALAGAVA; via the coding sequence TTGTCCACGAACGACAACCAACTGCGGGTCGGCATGGTCGGCTACGCGTTCATGGGCGCCGCGCACTCGCAGGCGTGGCGCACCGTGAACCGGGTGTACGACCTGCCGGCACGGGCCCGGATGGTGCTCGTCTGCGGCCGGGATCCGGGAAAGGTGGCCGAGGCCGCCGACCGGCTCGGCTGGGAGGAACACACCACGGACTGGCGGGAACTGGTGGCCCGGCCGGACATCGACGTGGTCGACATCTGCACGCCGGGCGACAGCCACGCCGAGATCGCCCTGGCCGCGTTGGCCGCCGGTAAGCACGTACTGTGCGAGAAGCCGCTTGCCAACACCGTCGCCGAGGCGCGGGAGATGGCTGCTGCGGCGGCCACCGCCCGGGCCGGTGGGGCGCGGTCGATGTGCGGATTCAACTACCGGCGGGTGCCCGCGGTGGCGCTGATGCGGCAGATGATCGCCGACGGGCGGCTCGGCGACATCCGGCACGTCCGGGCCACCTACCTTCAGGACTGGATCGTGGACCCGCAGTTCCCCCTGGTCTGGCGGCTGCGCAAGGAGGTGTCAGGCTCCGGCGCGCTCGGTGACATCGGTGCGCACATCATCGACCTGACCCAGTACGTCACCGGCCAGCGGATCACCGGCGTCAGCGCGGTGACCGAGACGTTCGTCAAGGAGCGGCCGTTGCCGACCGAGTCGAGCGGGCTGGCCGCGCAGGCCGACGGGGGCAACGCCGCCACCGGCCCGGTCACCGTCGACGACGCGGCCATCTTCGTGGCCCGGCTGGAAGGCGGGTCGCTTGCCACCTACGAGGCGACCCGGTTCGCCACCGGGCGCAAGAACGCCCTCCGTGTCGAGATCAACGGGTCGCTCGGCAGCGTCGCCTTCGACCTGGAACGGCTCAACGAGTTGGAGTTCTACGACGCCACGCGGCCCACCGCGGAGCAGGGCTTCAACCGAATCCTGGTGACCGAGGCCGAGCACCCGTACCTGTCGGCCTGGTGGCCGCCGGGGCACATCATCGGGTACGAGCACTCCTTCACCCACCAGATGCGCGACTTCATCGAGGCGGTGGCGACCGGCGCGGATCCGACGCCCTCCTTCGCCGAGGCGTTGCAGGTGCAACTGGTGCTGGACGCGGTGGTCCGCTCGGCCGAACTCGGGTCCTCCTGGACCGAGGTGGAGCCGGCGTTGGCGGGGGCCGTGGCCTGA
- a CDS encoding substrate-binding domain-containing protein produces MTQHSRRRLLFGGAAVGAGVLLSACTSNESSTPTEAQTKAADGGGNAEPGKQVTIGFSAPAADHGWIAAITNNAKAQADAYSDVEFKTVEAGADAAAQRAALSTLISQKPDVIVLLPHDGKELNSFGLEAMAAGIPVVNLDRAFPDAKAYRLQIKGDNYGMGVSAANFIFEQLKAKGVSNPVIAEIAGMDELELTQERTKGFNDTLAQHGLKVANRRAARFTVDSGQQEASQLLQALPKIDAIWNHDDDQGIGVMAAISQANRNEFFMVGGAGSKKAMEDIQADNTVLKATVTYSPSMASSAISLARLIGQGRGMSDLVELQVPKEIVLASETITKENASDYLKLGF; encoded by the coding sequence ATGACCCAGCACAGTCGTCGCCGGCTGCTCTTCGGCGGGGCGGCCGTCGGCGCCGGCGTACTGCTCTCGGCCTGCACCAGCAACGAGAGCAGCACACCGACCGAGGCACAGACCAAGGCGGCCGACGGCGGTGGCAACGCCGAGCCCGGCAAGCAGGTGACGATCGGCTTCTCCGCGCCGGCCGCCGACCACGGCTGGATCGCGGCGATCACCAACAACGCCAAGGCGCAGGCCGACGCGTACTCCGACGTGGAGTTCAAGACGGTCGAGGCCGGTGCGGACGCGGCGGCCCAGCGGGCGGCGCTGTCCACGCTGATCTCGCAGAAGCCGGACGTGATCGTGCTGCTGCCGCACGACGGCAAGGAACTCAACTCGTTCGGCCTGGAGGCGATGGCGGCCGGCATCCCGGTGGTCAACCTGGACCGGGCCTTCCCGGACGCCAAGGCGTACCGGTTGCAGATCAAGGGCGACAACTACGGCATGGGCGTCTCGGCGGCCAACTTCATCTTCGAGCAGCTCAAGGCCAAGGGCGTGAGCAACCCGGTGATCGCCGAGATCGCCGGCATGGACGAACTGGAGCTGACCCAGGAGCGCACGAAGGGCTTCAACGACACGCTGGCCCAGCACGGCCTGAAGGTGGCCAACCGGCGGGCGGCCCGCTTCACCGTGGACTCCGGCCAGCAGGAGGCCAGCCAGCTGCTTCAGGCCCTGCCGAAGATCGACGCGATCTGGAACCACGACGACGACCAGGGCATCGGGGTGATGGCCGCGATCAGCCAGGCCAACCGCAACGAGTTCTTCATGGTCGGCGGTGCCGGCTCGAAGAAGGCGATGGAGGACATCCAGGCCGACAACACGGTGCTCAAGGCCACCGTGACCTACAGCCCGTCGATGGCCTCCTCGGCAATCTCGCTGGCCCGGCTGATCGGCCAGGGCCGGGGCATGTCCGACCTGGTGGAACTCCAGGTACCCAAGGAGATCGTCCTCGCCTCGGAAACGATCACGAAGGAGAACGCGAGCGACTACCTGAAGCTCGGGTTCTGA
- a CDS encoding ABC transporter permease, with the protein MTDSPPTTTQLPAQSPPVDPAETEAASAHGTSGQPAPTGRLSWWHGDGGEGARRNLALIGVLLALFIIGAATRSDLYSNPDWVWANMLSILKLASVVGVVTVGMTFVIIGGGIDLSVGAIVALAGVWCTTVATQSFGAGGMIFTAIVVGVAVGLVNGTLIAYGRLVPFIATLAMLVAARGLAAEISDKQTQISQNSTINGIASTNLLGIPLLVYILAAVVIAGWVLLNRTTFGRRTVAVGGNPEAARLAGIDVKRHTLLLYALSGLCCGIAAIMLTAQATSAQAAMANLYELDAIAAVIIGGTLLSGGRGTIIGSLLGVIIFATITNLFAINGLSTEAQNMVKGGIIVAAVLIQQVQFGTLSQFFRRNRLTTS; encoded by the coding sequence ATGACCGATAGTCCTCCCACCACGACCCAACTGCCGGCGCAGTCGCCGCCGGTGGACCCGGCCGAGACCGAGGCCGCCAGCGCGCACGGGACGTCGGGCCAGCCCGCACCCACCGGCCGGCTCTCCTGGTGGCACGGGGACGGCGGCGAGGGCGCACGCCGAAACCTCGCCCTGATCGGGGTGCTGCTGGCGCTCTTCATCATCGGCGCCGCCACCCGTTCCGACCTCTACTCCAATCCGGACTGGGTCTGGGCCAACATGCTCAGCATCCTCAAGCTCGCCTCGGTGGTCGGCGTGGTCACCGTCGGGATGACCTTCGTGATCATCGGCGGCGGCATCGACCTCTCGGTCGGCGCGATCGTCGCGCTGGCCGGTGTCTGGTGCACCACGGTCGCCACCCAGAGCTTCGGTGCCGGCGGCATGATCTTCACCGCGATCGTGGTCGGGGTGGCGGTCGGCCTGGTCAACGGGACCCTCATCGCGTACGGGCGGCTGGTGCCGTTCATCGCCACGCTGGCCATGCTGGTGGCCGCCCGTGGGCTGGCCGCCGAGATCTCCGACAAGCAGACCCAGATCTCGCAGAACAGCACCATCAACGGCATCGCCAGCACCAACCTGCTCGGCATCCCGCTGCTTGTCTACATCCTGGCCGCGGTCGTCATCGCCGGCTGGGTGCTGCTCAACCGCACCACCTTCGGCCGGCGTACGGTCGCCGTCGGCGGCAACCCGGAGGCCGCCCGGCTGGCCGGCATCGACGTCAAGCGGCACACCCTGCTGCTCTACGCGCTCTCCGGGCTGTGCTGCGGCATCGCCGCCATCATGCTCACCGCCCAGGCCACCTCGGCCCAGGCGGCGATGGCAAACCTCTACGAGCTGGACGCGATCGCCGCCGTGATCATCGGTGGCACGCTGCTCAGCGGCGGGCGGGGCACCATCATCGGCTCCCTGCTCGGGGTGATCATTTTCGCCACCATCACCAACCTCTTCGCCATCAACGGCCTCTCCACCGAGGCGCAGAACATGGTCAAGGGCGGCATCATCGTCGCGGCCGTCCTGATCCAGCAGGTCCAGTTCGGCACCCTCTCCCAGTTCTTCCGCCGCAACCGGCTGACCACCAGCTGA
- a CDS encoding sugar ABC transporter ATP-binding protein, with product MSEQSGPGAPLVEAPADTVAGEVVLRLTDVVKTFPGVRALDGVQLEVRAGEVHCLLGQNGAGKSTLIKVLAGVHRPDSGLVQWRGEPVNFANPQAAMRAGIATIYQELDLVADLSVAENAFLGHEPRSFGFIRRGQMARHTRKILGRLGHAEIPPGRMVRALPAAGKQVVSMARALSHEARLIIMDEPSAVLAHDEVENLFRIIRELTAQGIAVIYISHRLEEIREIGDRVTVLKDGRTTAANLPARDTPTRELVSRMTGRTIEYVFPDRPADGDVGEELLQVEGLTRAGEFADVSLTVRAGEIVGIAGLVGSGRSELMETIYGARRAESGTVRMAGKTLRSGSVGAAVRAGLGMAPEERKSQALLLGEPIYRNVTLATFGRYARFGFIDAGREQAEADRIAASLEMRPRDVRRAVRTLSGGNQQKVVVGRWLLGGTKLLLLDEPTRGVDVGARAELYQVIRQLAAEGVGVLLVSSEVPEVLGLADRVLVMREGRVVRTAPAGELDENTVLDLVMAGSLMEGAPA from the coding sequence ATGAGCGAGCAGTCCGGCCCCGGTGCTCCACTGGTCGAGGCACCCGCCGACACCGTCGCGGGCGAGGTGGTCCTGCGCCTGACCGACGTGGTGAAGACCTTTCCCGGCGTACGCGCCCTGGACGGCGTGCAGCTGGAGGTACGCGCGGGCGAGGTGCACTGCCTGCTCGGGCAGAACGGCGCCGGCAAGTCCACGCTGATCAAGGTGCTCGCCGGGGTGCACCGGCCGGATTCGGGGCTGGTGCAGTGGCGCGGTGAGCCGGTCAACTTCGCCAACCCACAGGCCGCGATGCGCGCCGGGATCGCCACCATCTACCAGGAACTCGACCTGGTCGCCGATCTCTCGGTGGCGGAGAACGCCTTCCTCGGCCACGAGCCGCGCAGCTTCGGTTTCATCCGCCGGGGGCAGATGGCCCGGCACACCCGGAAGATCCTCGGCCGGCTCGGGCACGCCGAGATTCCACCCGGCCGGATGGTCCGGGCGCTGCCCGCGGCCGGCAAGCAGGTGGTCAGCATGGCCCGGGCGCTCTCCCACGAGGCTCGGCTGATCATCATGGACGAACCGAGCGCGGTGCTCGCTCACGACGAGGTGGAGAACCTCTTCCGGATCATCCGGGAGCTGACCGCGCAGGGCATCGCGGTCATCTACATCTCCCACCGGTTGGAGGAGATCCGCGAGATCGGCGACCGGGTGACAGTCCTCAAGGACGGCCGGACCACCGCCGCGAACCTGCCGGCCCGCGACACCCCGACCCGGGAGCTGGTCTCCCGGATGACCGGCCGCACCATCGAGTACGTCTTCCCGGACCGTCCGGCCGACGGCGACGTCGGCGAGGAACTGCTCCAGGTCGAGGGGCTGACCCGGGCCGGCGAGTTCGCCGACGTGTCGCTCACCGTCCGGGCCGGCGAGATCGTCGGGATCGCCGGGCTGGTCGGCTCCGGCCGGTCCGAGCTGATGGAAACCATCTACGGCGCCCGCCGGGCCGAGTCGGGCACCGTGCGGATGGCCGGCAAAACGCTTCGGTCGGGCAGCGTCGGCGCGGCGGTACGGGCGGGCCTGGGCATGGCGCCCGAGGAGCGCAAGAGCCAGGCACTGCTGCTCGGCGAGCCGATCTACCGCAACGTGACGCTGGCGACCTTCGGCCGCTACGCCCGCTTCGGGTTCATCGACGCCGGGCGGGAGCAGGCCGAGGCGGACCGGATCGCGGCCAGCCTGGAGATGCGACCGCGCGACGTCCGGCGGGCGGTGCGCACCCTCTCCGGCGGCAACCAGCAGAAGGTGGTGGTCGGCCGCTGGTTGCTCGGCGGCACCAAGCTGCTGCTGCTCGACGAGCCCACCCGGGGCGTGGACGTGGGCGCCCGGGCCGAGCTCTATCAGGTGATCCGGCAGCTCGCCGCCGAGGGCGTCGGGGTGCTGCTGGTCTCCAGCGAGGTGCCCGAGGTGCTCGGCCTGGCCGACCGGGTGCTGGTGATGCGGGAAGGGCGGGTCGTCCGGACGGCCCCGGCCGGCGAACTCGACGAAAACACCGTCCTCGACCTCGTGATGGCGGGGTCCCTGATGGAAGGCGCACCGGCATGA
- a CDS encoding ROK family transcriptional regulator — protein MHTADALHVRLLRLLRDEGALSRAELADRLQMPRPRLLAELDRLVALGYVAEAGKAASRGGRRSTLVELRPQLRFAAVDLGASSIDVEVVNGRLEPIAAYAEAADIRSGPKAILQRVNELLHKARTDGVYERLDAVGIGVPGPVSFRDGVPVSPPIMPGWDRFPVRELLTREHGCPAVVDNDVNIMAIGERHGGVAHSVDDFLFVKIGTGIGCGIYLSGEVYRGTDGCAGDVGHIQVDPHGPICSCGNAGCLEALFSGAALAKDATAAARTGASPALAERLAMQGTVTALDVAAGASEGDVTCIQLIREGGRRVGSVLAGLVSFTNPSMIVIGGGLAQLGHILLAEIRSVVYRRSLPLATGNLPVVLSELGPRAGVAGAAVLASDLAFGEAA, from the coding sequence GTGCACACCGCCGATGCCCTGCACGTCCGGCTGCTGCGGCTGCTGCGTGACGAGGGCGCGTTGTCCCGCGCCGAGCTCGCCGACCGGCTCCAGATGCCCCGCCCCCGGTTGCTCGCCGAGCTGGATCGGCTGGTCGCCCTCGGCTACGTGGCCGAGGCGGGCAAGGCGGCGTCCCGGGGCGGACGCCGCTCCACCCTGGTCGAGCTGCGACCGCAGCTGCGCTTCGCCGCCGTCGACCTGGGGGCCAGCTCCATCGACGTCGAAGTGGTCAACGGCCGGCTGGAGCCGATCGCCGCGTACGCGGAGGCGGCCGACATCAGGTCCGGCCCCAAGGCCATCCTCCAGCGGGTGAACGAGTTGCTGCACAAGGCCCGGACCGACGGGGTCTACGAGCGGCTCGACGCGGTCGGCATCGGGGTGCCCGGACCGGTCAGCTTCCGCGACGGCGTACCGGTCTCCCCGCCGATCATGCCGGGCTGGGACCGCTTTCCCGTCCGGGAGCTGCTCACCCGGGAGCACGGCTGCCCGGCGGTGGTCGACAACGACGTGAACATCATGGCCATCGGCGAGCGGCACGGCGGGGTGGCGCACTCGGTGGACGACTTCCTGTTCGTCAAGATCGGCACCGGCATCGGCTGCGGCATCTACCTCAGCGGCGAGGTCTACCGAGGCACCGACGGTTGCGCCGGGGACGTCGGCCACATCCAGGTCGACCCGCACGGGCCGATCTGCTCGTGCGGCAACGCCGGGTGCCTGGAGGCGCTGTTCAGCGGTGCGGCGTTGGCCAAGGACGCGACCGCCGCAGCCCGGACCGGTGCCTCTCCGGCGCTTGCCGAACGGCTGGCCATGCAGGGCACGGTCACCGCCCTCGACGTGGCCGCCGGTGCCAGCGAGGGGGACGTGACCTGCATCCAGCTCATCCGCGAGGGCGGGCGCCGGGTCGGCAGCGTCCTGGCCGGGCTGGTCAGCTTCACCAACCCGTCAATGATCGTGATCGGCGGCGGGCTCGCCCAACTCGGGCACATCCTGCTCGCCGAGATCCGCAGCGTCGTCTATCGCCGCTCGCTGCCGCTGGCCACCGGCAACCTACCGGTCGTGCTCTCCGAGCTCGGGCCCCGGGCCGGCGTGGCCGGCGCCGCCGTGCTCGCCAGCGACCTGGCCTTCGGCGAGGCGGCATGA
- a CDS encoding YihY/virulence factor BrkB family protein: MVAESSRPDGRDPQRRPAADGPAVGERPDPGHDVPSRPTRLSRREWLAALRRTVREFGDDGLTDWAAALTYYGVLSIFPGLLVLVSLLGLLGSGATQGVRDTVDQAVPEQNIRQILDAALDQAQQNGGLAGVAAIVGLLAAFWSASGYVAAFMRAANVIYDVPEGRPIWKTLPTRVGVTAVIGLLLLVSAVIVVFTGRLAEHVGSALGVGRTAVTVWDIAKWPVLLLLVSLMFAILYWASPNARQGGFRWVSPGGVLAVLLWLLVSGGFALYVANFGSYNKTYGALAGVIIFLVWLWLSNVAILLGAELDAELARGRALAGGLRPVDHEPYVELRDDRKLRSDDDPGQPG; this comes from the coding sequence ATGGTCGCCGAGTCTTCCCGTCCGGACGGGCGCGATCCCCAGCGGCGACCCGCCGCCGACGGACCGGCGGTGGGCGAGCGGCCGGATCCTGGCCACGATGTGCCCAGCCGCCCGACGCGGCTGTCCCGACGTGAGTGGCTGGCCGCGCTGCGCCGGACGGTACGGGAGTTCGGCGACGACGGGCTGACCGACTGGGCCGCGGCGCTCACCTACTACGGCGTCCTCTCCATCTTCCCCGGCCTGCTGGTCCTGGTCTCGTTGCTCGGCCTGCTCGGTTCCGGCGCCACCCAGGGGGTCCGGGACACGGTCGACCAGGCGGTGCCGGAGCAGAACATCCGCCAGATCCTCGATGCCGCCCTCGACCAGGCCCAGCAGAACGGCGGGCTGGCCGGGGTCGCCGCGATCGTCGGTCTGCTTGCCGCGTTCTGGTCGGCCTCCGGCTACGTGGCCGCATTCATGCGCGCCGCCAACGTGATCTACGACGTGCCGGAGGGGCGGCCGATCTGGAAGACCCTGCCGACCCGGGTCGGGGTGACCGCCGTCATCGGCCTGTTGCTGCTGGTCAGTGCGGTGATCGTGGTCTTCACCGGCCGGCTCGCCGAGCACGTCGGTTCGGCGCTCGGCGTCGGCCGCACGGCGGTGACGGTCTGGGACATCGCCAAGTGGCCGGTGCTGCTGCTCCTGGTCAGCCTGATGTTCGCGATCCTCTACTGGGCGTCGCCGAACGCGCGGCAGGGCGGCTTCCGGTGGGTGAGCCCGGGCGGCGTGCTTGCGGTGCTGCTCTGGTTGCTGGTCTCCGGCGGCTTCGCGCTCTACGTGGCGAACTTCGGCTCGTACAACAAGACCTACGGCGCTCTCGCCGGTGTGATCATCTTTCTGGTCTGGCTCTGGTTGAGCAATGTGGCGATCCTGCTCGGTGCGGAACTCGACGCCGAACTGGCGCGTGGTCGGGCCCTCGCGGGCGGCCTGCGGCCGGTCGACCACGAGCCCTACGTCGAGCTGCGTGATGATCGCAAACTGCGTTCGGATGATGACCCTGGGCAGCCGGGCTGA